A window of the Terriglobia bacterium genome harbors these coding sequences:
- a CDS encoding glucosidase, whose product MTAEEKRIEESNQRERYWTRWGPYLSQREWGTVREDYSANGTAWEYLPHDHARSRAYRWGEDGIGGICDRHQYICLAFAFWNGRDPILKERLFGLTGNEGNHGEDVKEYYFYLDSTPTHSYMKFLYKYPQQEFPYTRLVEENRRRARRDPEFELLDTEIFNESRYFDVFVEYAKASDEDILARVTVWNRGPEAAPLDLLPTVWFRNRWSWGRGDHRPRVSNGQPIDGAAVMKVEQEHYGTLWFVAGGGPNLLFTENETNFQRLFGVANRTPFVKDGINDAIVHGNQSAANSTDGTKGAAHYHLTIDSGKSAEVRLRFTTEAPAAEMLGEPFTGLFEQRIAEADEYYRRIVPDGLNDDSKSVMRQALSGMLWSKQYYHYDVRTWLEGDPAYPAPPPERWQGRNHEWVYLYNNDVISVPDKWEYPWYAAWDLAFHCITLALVDPDFAKQQLILLLREWYMHPNGQLPAYEWAFGDVNPPLHAWAAWRVYKIEKKRCGRADRNFLERVFQKLMLYFTWWVNRKDPQGNNLFEGGFLGLDNIGIFDRSKPLPMGGSIEQSDGTSWMAMYSLTMLVMAFELAKDDSAYEDVASKFFEHFVYIVDAINNRGGEGIELWDEEDGFYYDVLHMPDSRHVFMKVRSMVGLIPLFAVQSLEPEMVNRFPGFKARLQWFIDFHPNMAELMDTSRRSKDGERRLLSIPTRERLLRVLKYLLDENEFLSPYGIRSLSKYHEAHPYSLRLDGDSHYVDYEPAESTTELFGGNSNWRGPVWFPVNFLIIESLQKYHYYYGNSLKVECPTGSGNMLTLWEAARMISQRLCRIFLRGADGRRPVYGGTTMFQTDPHWRDLILFNEYFHGDNGAGIGASHQTGWTGLVAKLLQQSGAGS is encoded by the coding sequence ATGACAGCAGAAGAAAAACGAATCGAAGAATCGAACCAGCGGGAACGCTACTGGACCCGCTGGGGTCCTTATCTCTCGCAGCGCGAGTGGGGCACGGTGCGGGAGGATTACAGCGCCAACGGGACGGCGTGGGAATACCTGCCGCACGATCACGCCCGCAGCCGGGCTTATCGCTGGGGCGAAGATGGCATTGGCGGCATCTGCGACCGCCACCAATACATCTGTCTCGCGTTTGCCTTTTGGAATGGCCGCGATCCCATCCTGAAGGAACGCCTGTTTGGCCTGACGGGAAACGAAGGTAATCACGGAGAAGACGTCAAGGAATACTATTTTTATCTCGACTCCACTCCGACGCATTCCTACATGAAGTTTCTCTACAAGTATCCTCAGCAGGAGTTTCCTTACACGCGACTGGTTGAGGAGAACCGCCGGCGCGCGCGCCGCGATCCTGAGTTTGAGCTGCTGGACACGGAGATTTTCAACGAAAGCCGCTACTTCGACGTTTTTGTGGAATACGCCAAGGCCAGTGACGAAGACATTCTCGCCAGGGTGACGGTATGGAACAGGGGGCCGGAAGCCGCGCCGCTGGATTTATTGCCGACCGTCTGGTTCCGCAACCGCTGGTCGTGGGGTCGCGGCGACCATCGCCCCAGGGTTTCGAACGGCCAGCCAATTGACGGCGCAGCCGTTATGAAAGTTGAGCAAGAACACTACGGCACACTCTGGTTTGTTGCTGGGGGCGGTCCCAATCTGCTGTTTACCGAGAATGAAACCAATTTCCAGCGGCTGTTCGGCGTCGCGAACCGCACGCCGTTTGTAAAGGACGGCATAAACGACGCGATTGTCCACGGCAACCAGTCCGCGGCGAATTCGACGGACGGGACCAAGGGCGCCGCCCACTATCACCTGACCATTGATTCCGGCAAGAGCGCGGAGGTTCGTTTGCGCTTTACGACCGAAGCGCCTGCCGCAGAGATGCTCGGGGAGCCGTTCACCGGCCTGTTCGAACAGCGTATCGCGGAGGCCGACGAATATTACCGGAGGATTGTGCCGGACGGACTTAATGACGATTCCAAAAGCGTGATGCGCCAGGCACTCTCTGGAATGTTATGGAGCAAGCAGTACTATCACTACGACGTGAGGACCTGGCTGGAGGGCGACCCCGCCTACCCCGCGCCTCCGCCGGAGCGCTGGCAGGGCCGAAATCACGAGTGGGTATACCTTTATAACAATGACGTCATCTCCGTGCCTGACAAGTGGGAATATCCGTGGTATGCGGCATGGGACCTTGCCTTCCATTGCATTACGCTGGCGCTGGTGGACCCGGATTTCGCCAAACAGCAGCTCATCCTGCTGCTGCGCGAATGGTACATGCATCCGAACGGGCAGTTGCCGGCGTACGAGTGGGCTTTTGGGGACGTGAATCCCCCTCTGCATGCCTGGGCGGCGTGGCGAGTTTACAAGATCGAGAAGAAGCGTTGCGGCAGGGCTGACCGGAATTTTCTTGAACGAGTATTCCAGAAGCTGATGCTTTATTTCACCTGGTGGGTGAACCGGAAAGACCCACAGGGAAATAACCTGTTCGAAGGAGGCTTCCTTGGGCTCGACAACATCGGGATTTTCGACCGCTCGAAGCCGCTGCCCATGGGTGGATCAATCGAGCAATCCGACGGAACCAGTTGGATGGCTATGTACAGCCTGACCATGCTGGTTATGGCTTTTGAACTGGCCAAGGATGATTCTGCTTATGAGGATGTGGCGAGCAAATTTTTCGAGCATTTTGTCTACATCGTGGACGCCATAAACAATCGGGGCGGCGAGGGGATTGAGCTGTGGGACGAAGAGGACGGCTTCTATTATGACGTGCTTCACATGCCTGATTCGCGTCACGTTTTCATGAAAGTCCGCTCCATGGTCGGTTTGATACCGCTGTTCGCAGTGCAATCGCTGGAGCCGGAAATGGTGAACCGGTTTCCCGGTTTTAAGGCAAGGCTGCAGTGGTTTATTGATTTTCACCCCAACATGGCCGAGTTGATGGATACCAGCCGGAGATCCAAGGACGGCGAACGGCGGCTGCTCTCGATCCCAACGCGCGAGAGGCTCCTGCGCGTGCTCAAATATTTGCTGGACGAAAACGAGTTTCTCTCGCCCTATGGGATTCGCTCGCTTTCAAAGTACCACGAGGCGCATCCCTACTCTTTAAGGCTGGACGGCGACTCGCACTATGTGGATTATGAACCTGCAGAATCCACAACGGAGCTGTTCGGCGGCAACAGCAACTGGCGCGGACCCGTGTGGTTTCCCGTCAACTTCCTGATCATCGAATCGTTGCAAAAGTATCATTACTATTACGGCAATAGTCTGAAGGTGGAATGCCCGACGGGCTCCGGCAATATGTTGACGCTCTGGGAGGCAGCTCGCATGATCTCGCAGCGCTTGTGCCGGATCTTTCTGCGAGGCGCGGACGGGCGCCGCCCGGTTTATGGTGGAACAACAATGTTCCAGACTGATCCCCACTGGCGTGACTTGATCTTATTCAACGAATACTTCCATGGCGACAATGGCGCAGGCATCGGGGCCAGTCACCAGACCGGCTGGACCGGGCTTGTAGCCAAGCTGCTCCAGCAGAGCGGCGCAGGTTCCTGA
- a CDS encoding CopD family protein has protein sequence MSTVTTWTLVFHILGIVFWLGSLLVVTHVLASDAESESAEVHEVLSRLEVKLFNGIAHPGAAITIISGVILIYGNVDYYLHAAWLHVKLLLVIILIVLDAVTYIRAKAFHAGRTTLRRKECMMLHGGIALIFIGILIMVLVKPF, from the coding sequence ATGAGTACTGTAACGACGTGGACCTTGGTCTTTCACATTCTTGGCATCGTTTTCTGGCTCGGAAGCCTCCTGGTGGTCACCCATGTTCTGGCGAGCGATGCCGAATCGGAATCTGCCGAAGTCCACGAAGTTCTGAGCAGACTGGAAGTGAAGCTGTTCAATGGCATTGCTCATCCGGGCGCTGCTATTACGATAATTTCCGGCGTGATTCTGATTTACGGGAATGTGGACTATTATCTACACGCCGCATGGCTGCACGTCAAACTGTTGCTGGTGATCATCCTGATCGTGCTGGATGCCGTCACGTACATTCGCGCCAAGGCCTTTCACGCCGGCAGGACCACGCTGCGGCGGAAGGAATGCATGATGCTGCACGGCGGCATCGCGTTGATCTTTATCGGCATTCTGATTATGGTCCTGGTCAAGCCTTTTTAG
- a CDS encoding aldo/keto reductase codes for MKRRDFLKRSTAAAAGLASTQSLLQPLIADEADAAAGRTIPRRPLGKTGENLSIIAMGGIVVMDVAQPFANNIVAEAVDRGINYIDIAPSYGNAQQRLGPALKPYRNRVFLACKELARDKAGAQQELEESLRQLQTDHVELYQLHALTKVEEVHKALGPGGAIEAFVEAKKAGKVRFLGFSAHSVEAALTAMDQFDFDTVLFPINFVMYSQANFGPQIVQRAREKQMGMMAIKAMAKTVWSASEKKHHPYDKCWYKPAALPQQAELALRWTLSQPVTAAIPPGDIDYFRLAMDVSERFTPVNQAETATLMVQAKGLAPLFPRGSG; via the coding sequence ATGAAACGACGAGATTTCCTGAAAAGAAGCACAGCCGCAGCGGCAGGTCTGGCGTCCACGCAGAGTTTATTGCAGCCGCTTATCGCTGATGAGGCGGATGCGGCTGCGGGAAGGACGATTCCCCGCCGCCCGCTGGGAAAAACCGGAGAGAATCTCTCCATCATCGCCATGGGCGGTATTGTGGTGATGGATGTTGCCCAGCCTTTCGCCAACAACATCGTTGCTGAAGCCGTCGATCGCGGCATCAACTACATCGATATTGCGCCCTCATACGGCAACGCGCAGCAGCGCCTCGGCCCCGCGCTCAAGCCTTACCGCAACCGAGTATTCCTGGCCTGCAAGGAGCTTGCCCGCGACAAGGCTGGCGCCCAGCAGGAACTCGAAGAATCTCTCAGGCAGCTCCAGACCGACCACGTCGAGCTCTATCAGCTTCACGCTCTGACCAAAGTGGAAGAAGTGCACAAGGCCCTCGGCCCAGGCGGCGCCATTGAGGCATTTGTGGAAGCCAAAAAAGCCGGCAAGGTGCGCTTCCTTGGCTTTTCCGCACATTCGGTTGAAGCCGCGCTCACGGCGATGGATCAGTTCGATTTTGACACAGTGCTCTTCCCCATCAACTTCGTCATGTATTCGCAAGCCAACTTCGGACCTCAGATCGTCCAGCGTGCCCGTGAGAAGCAGATGGGCATGATGGCTATCAAAGCCATGGCCAAAACGGTGTGGTCAGCTTCCGAAAAGAAACACCATCCTTACGACAAGTGCTGGTACAAGCCGGCCGCGCTCCCGCAGCAGGCTGAGCTGGCATTGCGCTGGACGCTCTCACAGCCTGTTACCGCCGCCATCCCTCCGGGCGATATCGACTACTTCCGGCTGGCCATGGACGTGTCCGAGCGATTCACACCCGTGAATCAGGCGGAAACTGCAACGCTCATGGTCCAGGCTAAGGGTCTCGCGCCGCTGTTTCCCCGAGGCTCCGGGTAG
- a CDS encoding amylo-alpha-1,6-glucosidase: MNGPNATTSSPLISFGREICGDLASAESREWLVTNGIGGFASGTVGGQLTRRYHGLLIAALRPPLGRTLLVPKFEEIVEYDGRPYPLSTNRWRSGVIEPQGYRQIEEFHLEGMSPVWTYACADALLSKKIWMEQGANTTYILYRLVRASEPATLSIKALVNYRDFHSLTRAGAWRMDVSQMERGLRINAFDGAVPFYLLSSTASAQPCHQWYRAFELSAEAFRGMGHQEDHLHAGTFEVELKPGGSVLMVISTDAHTSLDAQSALDRLEEREKTVLGQFHDLHRGVPVPEWINQLALAADQFVVKRKVKDTDGYTVIAGYHWFSDWGRDTFVALPGLTLATSRAGVAHDILLAWSGLVDGGMLPNRFLESGENPDFNSVDAALWYFSAVRSYWSCTRDKDFLKQVFPALCDIIAAHMRGTRYNIHLDRSDGLLYAGQEGLQLTWMDAKVGDRVVTPRIGKPVEINALWLNALSAMTEFADELGSPADDFRSAAQDAKKGFERFWNAPKGYCFDVLDGPEGNDPSLRPNQIFTVALPESPFEPERQRDILDAVAGILQASPGLRTLAPDDPHYKGTYGGSQEDRDGAYHQGTVWGWLLGPFVKAYLRIHNDPAAALSFLAPVAHLIQARGLGTVGEIYDADPPFVPRGCIAQAWTVGGILEAWEKAAMHDLSVGK; encoded by the coding sequence ATGAATGGGCCCAACGCGACCACATCTAGTCCCCTCATCAGTTTCGGCCGGGAAATCTGCGGCGATTTGGCTTCGGCGGAATCGCGCGAATGGCTCGTGACCAACGGGATCGGCGGGTTTGCGTCCGGCACTGTGGGTGGGCAGCTCACGCGACGATATCATGGGCTGCTGATTGCCGCCCTGCGCCCGCCGCTCGGACGCACTCTTCTGGTGCCGAAATTCGAGGAGATTGTTGAATATGACGGTAGGCCGTATCCTCTTTCGACAAACCGTTGGCGCAGCGGAGTCATCGAACCGCAGGGCTACCGGCAGATTGAGGAGTTTCATCTTGAAGGCATGAGCCCCGTGTGGACCTATGCCTGCGCCGACGCGCTGCTGAGCAAAAAAATCTGGATGGAGCAGGGCGCCAATACTACTTACATCCTCTACCGCCTGGTGCGTGCCAGCGAACCCGCAACCCTGAGTATCAAGGCCCTGGTCAACTATCGTGACTTCCACAGCCTGACGCGCGCAGGCGCCTGGCGGATGGACGTCAGCCAGATGGAGCGCGGCCTGCGCATCAATGCTTTTGACGGGGCGGTCCCGTTCTATCTGCTCAGTTCTACGGCCAGTGCGCAGCCCTGCCACCAGTGGTACCGGGCTTTCGAGCTGTCTGCCGAGGCGTTCCGCGGCATGGGCCATCAGGAAGACCATCTTCACGCGGGAACTTTTGAGGTGGAACTGAAGCCAGGCGGATCGGTACTGATGGTTATCAGCACCGATGCGCACACGAGCCTGGACGCCCAATCGGCACTTGATCGTCTTGAGGAGCGCGAGAAAACAGTTCTGGGACAGTTTCACGACCTGCATCGTGGCGTTCCAGTGCCAGAGTGGATTAACCAGCTTGCCCTGGCTGCGGACCAATTTGTCGTCAAGAGAAAGGTGAAGGACACGGACGGCTACACGGTGATCGCCGGTTACCACTGGTTCAGCGACTGGGGCCGCGACACATTCGTAGCACTCCCCGGATTGACCCTTGCAACCAGTCGCGCAGGAGTTGCCCACGATATCCTGCTGGCGTGGTCCGGGCTGGTGGATGGCGGCATGCTTCCCAACCGATTTCTGGAATCGGGCGAGAACCCTGACTTCAATAGTGTGGATGCCGCCCTCTGGTATTTCAGTGCGGTGCGTTCCTACTGGAGTTGCACGCGCGACAAGGACTTTCTCAAGCAGGTGTTCCCGGCGCTCTGCGACATCATCGCCGCCCACATGCGCGGCACTCGATACAACATTCATCTTGACCGAAGCGACGGGCTGCTCTACGCAGGGCAGGAAGGCCTGCAACTTACCTGGATGGACGCCAAAGTGGGTGACCGTGTGGTGACGCCGCGGATCGGAAAGCCGGTGGAGATCAACGCCTTGTGGCTGAATGCGTTATCGGCCATGACCGAGTTTGCGGATGAGCTGGGAAGCCCCGCAGACGATTTCCGGTCTGCAGCGCAGGACGCAAAAAAGGGATTTGAGCGGTTCTGGAATGCTCCGAAGGGATACTGCTTCGATGTGCTGGACGGGCCCGAGGGCAATGACCCTTCGTTGCGGCCCAACCAGATCTTTACAGTGGCATTACCCGAAAGTCCGTTCGAGCCTGAACGGCAGCGGGACATCCTCGATGCAGTGGCCGGTATCTTACAGGCCTCCCCGGGACTAAGAACCCTGGCGCCGGATGATCCCCACTACAAGGGAACTTATGGCGGAAGCCAGGAAGACCGCGACGGCGCTTACCACCAGGGGACCGTGTGGGGATGGCTGCTGGGGCCTTTTGTGAAAGCGTATCTTCGGATCCACAATGACCCGGCGGCCGCATTATCATTTCTGGCGCCTGTGGCTCACCTGATCCAGGCACGGGGTCTCGGCACTGTTGGGGAGATTTATGACGCCGACCCGCCATTCGTACCGCGCGGATGCATTGCCCAGGCGTGGACAGTGGGCGGAATCCTCGAGGCCTGGGAGAAGGCGGCGATGCACGATTTGTCCGTGGGGAAATAG
- a CDS encoding carboxypeptidase regulatory-like domain-containing protein → MKKLVLLCALSIAFFPAQLMHGAEPTGSISGTVVDPSGAAVPGAKITATNVDTGVARQTTTSGDGSYVFLGLRAGSYSLTVEASGFRRSVQTGINVKADQTLTVPISLLLGATTQSVTVEGNTALVQTQQATLARGISTQEVSNLPLQGRLTAQLVTLSPGMVSLGSKTVNEGANSSTDTNARGSGDSFQGVTYPGAQAVAGNGARADSVEYNLDGASNQDTYTNVNDPYPNPDAVQEISVQTNSYSAQYGRGAGGVVNVVTKSGTNQLHGSAFDYLRNGALNARNFFNPGRDLLKRNQFGGTLGGPIIHDKAFFFGSYQGTIIRSESFGNSVNLPSQAFAHGDFSSLLPGTQLIDPFTGDPIPGNMMTPDMMDTAATNLLAKIPLSTAGGVTILPRSPVRQSEHEAMGRVDYNLSDRNHLYGRYFFTRYLNDPFVGKQNPLQSSSGFDDRVQDIGVSDTFNFTSSLVNIFTFAYTRNHSTILPGTPFSLADIGSKVSVTNPPELRLNVSGFFSMSTGAPGQFDRDNFRFTDDMNWVRGHHIVIFGGDFLRPSVVLNNDYKQNPRLTFRAHSGNAFADYLLGYVDNFQQGGGEFGSHRANLVSLYVQDNYQFRPNLTLNFGLRWDPFPGYTDSLGRTECFRPGQQSTRFPGAPPGYIFAGDAGCPDSGFDTTWANFAPRFGFAYSLGSHRNTVIRGGYGMFYQAPFLESFNHMVDSAPFSPQYLFRRVSFTDPYGSEGIQNPFPAQYAPKIPSATDAFFPSPLDLAVSFAPDWKPANMMQWNLTAEHQFAGNFLARASYVGSKGTHLSYNTDVNAPLPSPTATADDEDARRPYQAYGQITMDISGANSNYSALQLVLQKRFSHGLLLDANYTWGKSMDWASSTSDMDTITIINPYDIAAYRAVSDFNVPHRFILDYVWQLPGVGTGIKNAVLGGWATSGIWTWESGFPLNIDTATDTSFSLPEVGDDQASQICTPQYTSGSPRDRVYPQTPWFQPGCFVVPADNTFGNVGRNTLRGPGVFGIDFAAYKTFSLTERLKLQFRTEFFNVLNHANFLNPDTTVTDDTFGFITGAQAPRILQMALRLQF, encoded by the coding sequence ATGAAGAAACTGGTTTTGTTGTGCGCGCTCAGCATAGCGTTCTTTCCTGCTCAGCTAATGCATGGAGCCGAGCCGACAGGAAGCATCAGCGGAACAGTGGTCGATCCCAGCGGAGCGGCCGTACCCGGTGCCAAGATTACAGCAACCAACGTTGACACCGGCGTGGCGCGCCAGACAACGACCTCCGGCGATGGCAGCTATGTGTTTCTGGGTCTCCGGGCGGGCTCGTACTCCCTCACCGTTGAAGCCAGCGGTTTTCGGCGTTCTGTTCAAACAGGCATCAACGTCAAGGCTGATCAAACGCTGACGGTGCCGATCAGTCTGCTGCTCGGCGCAACGACGCAGTCGGTAACGGTCGAGGGCAACACCGCACTGGTGCAGACTCAGCAGGCAACACTCGCCCGTGGAATCTCGACGCAAGAGGTTAGCAACCTTCCACTCCAGGGCCGGCTTACGGCCCAGCTCGTAACGCTCTCTCCAGGCATGGTCAGTCTGGGAAGCAAGACGGTCAACGAGGGAGCAAACTCCAGCACTGACACCAACGCGCGCGGGTCAGGAGACTCATTCCAGGGCGTTACCTACCCCGGGGCGCAAGCCGTCGCGGGCAACGGCGCCAGGGCTGATTCGGTTGAATACAATCTGGACGGCGCTAGCAACCAGGACACGTATACCAATGTCAACGACCCTTATCCTAATCCGGATGCAGTGCAGGAAATCAGCGTCCAGACCAACTCATACAGCGCCCAGTACGGCCGGGGGGCAGGAGGGGTCGTCAACGTCGTAACCAAGTCCGGAACCAACCAGCTTCATGGCAGTGCGTTTGATTATCTTCGCAACGGGGCGCTGAACGCGCGCAATTTCTTCAACCCGGGTCGCGATTTACTTAAACGGAACCAGTTCGGAGGCACGCTGGGCGGGCCCATTATTCATGACAAGGCTTTCTTTTTTGGCAGCTACCAGGGGACCATTATCCGAAGCGAGTCCTTCGGTAACTCTGTCAATTTGCCCAGCCAGGCATTTGCCCACGGCGATTTCTCCTCTCTGCTCCCGGGTACACAATTGATTGATCCGTTTACGGGCGATCCCATCCCCGGCAATATGATGACGCCGGACATGATGGACACGGCTGCCACCAATCTGCTGGCCAAAATTCCTCTTTCGACGGCAGGTGGCGTGACCATCCTGCCACGTTCGCCAGTTCGTCAGAGCGAACATGAGGCGATGGGCCGCGTCGACTACAACCTCTCCGACAGGAACCATTTGTATGGACGTTACTTCTTTACGCGCTACCTAAACGACCCATTTGTCGGAAAGCAGAATCCCTTGCAATCTTCCTCGGGATTCGATGACCGTGTTCAGGACATTGGGGTGAGTGACACGTTTAATTTCACTTCCTCGCTGGTCAATATCTTCACGTTCGCATACACGCGCAATCACAGTACGATTCTGCCCGGCACGCCCTTCAGCCTGGCCGATATCGGTTCAAAGGTTTCTGTGACAAATCCGCCTGAACTCCGGCTGAACGTCAGCGGCTTCTTCAGCATGAGCACAGGCGCCCCCGGCCAATTTGACCGGGACAACTTCCGGTTTACGGATGACATGAACTGGGTGCGTGGGCACCACATTGTTATCTTTGGTGGAGACTTTCTGCGCCCGTCCGTCGTGCTTAACAACGATTATAAGCAGAACCCGCGCCTCACTTTCCGCGCTCACAGCGGGAATGCTTTTGCCGACTACCTGCTGGGATACGTGGACAACTTCCAGCAAGGTGGCGGTGAGTTCGGGTCGCACCGGGCGAACCTCGTCAGTCTCTATGTTCAGGACAACTATCAATTCCGCCCAAATCTGACCCTTAATTTCGGATTGCGGTGGGATCCGTTTCCGGGATATACCGACTCACTCGGCAGGACGGAATGCTTCCGGCCCGGGCAGCAATCCACGCGGTTTCCTGGCGCTCCTCCCGGATACATTTTCGCGGGAGATGCCGGCTGTCCTGATTCAGGCTTTGACACGACATGGGCGAATTTTGCCCCGCGCTTCGGGTTCGCCTACAGCCTGGGCAGCCACCGCAACACCGTCATTCGGGGCGGCTATGGAATGTTCTATCAGGCTCCCTTCCTTGAGTCCTTTAACCATATGGTGGACAGCGCTCCCTTCAGCCCGCAATACCTCTTCCGGCGCGTTTCTTTCACCGATCCTTACGGCTCCGAAGGCATTCAAAATCCATTCCCTGCCCAGTACGCCCCAAAAATTCCAAGCGCAACCGACGCATTCTTCCCCAGCCCGCTCGACCTGGCTGTATCTTTTGCGCCTGATTGGAAACCCGCCAACATGATGCAATGGAACCTGACGGCGGAGCACCAGTTTGCAGGCAATTTCCTGGCGCGGGCAAGTTACGTTGGTTCCAAGGGTACGCACCTTTCGTACAACACCGATGTTAACGCCCCGCTCCCCAGCCCTACGGCGACAGCGGACGATGAGGATGCACGCCGCCCCTACCAGGCTTACGGCCAGATCACCATGGATATCTCAGGAGCCAATTCAAACTATAGTGCTCTCCAACTCGTTCTCCAGAAGCGCTTCTCGCACGGTTTGCTGCTTGACGCCAATTACACGTGGGGTAAGAGCATGGATTGGGCTTCGAGCACCAGCGACATGGATACGATTACCATCATCAATCCCTACGACATCGCGGCCTACCGCGCGGTGTCCGACTTTAACGTTCCCCACCGGTTCATCCTCGACTATGTCTGGCAGTTGCCTGGTGTCGGCACTGGCATCAAGAACGCCGTGCTGGGTGGATGGGCTACTTCCGGCATCTGGACGTGGGAAAGTGGGTTCCCGCTAAACATCGACACAGCGACCGATACGTCCTTCAGCCTCCCCGAGGTCGGAGACGATCAGGCCAGCCAGATTTGCACGCCCCAATACACCAGCGGTTCTCCCAGAGACAGGGTCTACCCACAAACTCCGTGGTTCCAGCCGGGGTGCTTTGTGGTGCCGGCCGACAACACGTTCGGCAACGTCGGACGCAATACGCTGAGAGGACCCGGTGTATTTGGCATCGACTTCGCGGCGTACAAGACCTTCTCCCTTACTGAGCGTCTGAAGCTCCAGTTCCGGACGGAGTTCTTTAATGTTTTGAATCACGCCAACTTTTTGAATCCGGACACGACGGTAACCGACGATACGTTTGGGTTCATCACAGGGGCCCAAGCCCCGAGAATTTTGCAGATGGCCCTGAGACTGCAATTCTAA
- a CDS encoding CDGSH iron-sulfur domain-containing protein: MAATRITVRSNGSIRIEGDFEIVDSDGAVFDLAGRTTIGLCRCGHSENKPFCDGSHKKVEFQSEIKARALPPPVPKPTTT; the protein is encoded by the coding sequence TTGGCAGCAACAAGAATTACGGTACGCAGCAACGGCTCAATTCGTATCGAGGGAGATTTTGAAATCGTCGATTCTGACGGCGCGGTCTTTGACCTGGCTGGGCGCACGACGATCGGCCTTTGCCGTTGCGGGCATTCGGAGAATAAGCCCTTCTGCGATGGGTCCCATAAGAAAGTGGAGTTCCAATCTGAGATCAAAGCGCGCGCACTACCGCCTCCAGTGCCGAAGCCAACCACAACGTAA
- a CDS encoding DUF420 domain-containing protein: MVPYFPAIEACLNTVSAVLLATGYVFIRRKQIQAHKACMVSAFVTSAAFLVFYLSDHYLRGIVYFQGRGAIRTLYFGLLGTHSVLAAVIVPLALVTLYRALRQRFALHKRIARWTLPIWLYVSVTGVAVYWMLYHLHTV, from the coding sequence ATGGTTCCCTACTTTCCAGCCATCGAAGCTTGTCTCAACACGGTCAGCGCCGTGTTGCTGGCCACGGGATATGTTTTCATCCGGAGAAAGCAAATTCAGGCCCATAAGGCGTGTATGGTGTCGGCTTTTGTCACCTCTGCTGCTTTCCTGGTTTTCTACCTGTCAGACCACTACCTGCGCGGTATTGTCTATTTTCAGGGTCGCGGAGCAATTCGGACGCTCTATTTTGGGCTGCTGGGGACGCACTCCGTACTGGCAGCCGTCATTGTTCCGCTTGCCCTTGTCACTCTCTACCGCGCCTTGCGCCAACGCTTCGCTCTTCACAAGCGAATTGCCCGCTGGACGCTGCCCATCTGGCTCTACGTCTCCGTCACGGGCGTGGCGGTTTACTGGATGCTTTATCATCTTCACACCGTTTGA
- the cyoE gene encoding heme o synthase, which translates to MGMSAESKNQELRRSGASRDFREVVWGRVSDYWILTKPEVNFLVVISTLAGYYVALRGPLNFFVLMNMLMGTLMVASGTGTLNQYIERKSDASMRRTARRPLPSGRIKAVEALVFGILLAVGGGLLLWVTVNPLTSILALLTLTTYLLIYTPLKKRTALCTLIGAFPGAMPPLIGWAAARGSLDADSVVLYAILFLWQFPHFLAIAWMYREDYSRAGLRMLPPEDGDGLLTSIQIIAFLVALVAVSLVPTLTGQMGKVYLFGAAGLGAYFLLHGVRMARSRTNALARRLVLASVLYLPLVFGLMMFDKIGL; encoded by the coding sequence ATGGGTATGTCAGCAGAAAGTAAAAATCAGGAGTTGCGCCGGAGCGGCGCCTCCAGGGACTTCCGCGAAGTGGTGTGGGGCAGAGTCAGTGATTACTGGATATTGACCAAACCCGAGGTCAATTTCCTGGTGGTCATCAGCACGCTGGCAGGATACTACGTCGCCTTGCGCGGTCCGCTGAACTTCTTCGTGTTGATGAATATGCTGATGGGGACGCTGATGGTCGCCAGCGGCACCGGAACCCTCAACCAATATATTGAGCGCAAATCAGACGCATCAATGCGGCGGACAGCCCGTCGACCGTTGCCGTCCGGACGCATCAAAGCTGTCGAAGCGCTGGTCTTCGGCATTCTGTTAGCTGTCGGCGGGGGGCTGCTGCTCTGGGTTACGGTCAATCCGCTAACCAGCATTCTGGCTTTGTTGACGCTCACGACTTATCTGCTGATCTACACGCCGCTCAAGAAGCGAACCGCTCTCTGCACTCTGATCGGCGCTTTTCCCGGCGCCATGCCTCCACTGATTGGGTGGGCTGCGGCGCGCGGGAGCCTGGATGCCGACTCAGTGGTTCTCTATGCCATTCTCTTTCTTTGGCAATTTCCCCATTTTCTGGCGATCGCCTGGATGTATCGCGAAGATTACTCGCGCGCGGGATTGCGCATGCTGCCGCCCGAAGATGGGGATGGCCTTCTGACCAGCATACAGATCATTGCCTTCCTTGTGGCGCTGGTGGCGGTAAGCCTGGTGCCAACGCTGACGGGCCAGATGGGGAAGGTTTATCTGTTCGGCGCCGCCGGCCTGGGCGCTTATTTCCTGCTTCACGGCGTACGCATGGCCCGAAGCCGAACCAATGCCCTGGCAAGACGCCTGGTGCTCGCCTCGGTCCTCTACCTCCCGCTCGTGTTCGGCCTGATGATGTTTGATAAAATTGGCCTTTGA